In the genome of Falsibacillus albus, one region contains:
- a CDS encoding DUF2515 family protein, giving the protein MLDSLTDVKKELKKKMKKKSVCLPSLSEKDQKCIETIREKTRQLNQDNVTRTQAYYKFYLQYPTIQWALLGHMISRNVGWNMTDLKGELLTKLLSEKEQLTFFTFLERGSWLIFQDVYPQFLIYDLSVKRGKEMFHLLPFFHTSTFMETIWRYFWRSGDSYTLAIAMVINEQSYLEKRLIQNEHFQKNVTGTVSFKMYEFLRLNNILFPYYPGEKAQKASLVGATSKQFTSLDKRILFGKNLYSLLFQREEILKGVLKWAQVSPHTGSRKDYWPGLFNDVNESYPRAIYKRRVKNCLLRKGANRLYSPPLKYAWPAAVHDDMCEEDWFEDWIVLEYLKEKAIFDGEIFKSYCKTFETIELAVMAKEALLLRGGD; this is encoded by the coding sequence TTGCTCGACTCTTTAACAGATGTCAAAAAAGAATTGAAAAAGAAGATGAAGAAAAAATCAGTCTGCCTTCCGTCGCTATCAGAAAAAGATCAAAAATGTATTGAAACGATAAGAGAAAAGACGAGGCAGTTAAATCAAGACAATGTCACAAGGACGCAGGCTTATTATAAGTTTTACCTTCAATATCCTACGATACAATGGGCACTGCTCGGACATATGATCTCACGGAATGTTGGCTGGAACATGACCGATTTAAAAGGGGAATTGCTGACGAAACTGTTATCTGAAAAGGAACAGCTAACATTTTTTACTTTTTTGGAGCGCGGCAGCTGGTTGATTTTCCAGGATGTATATCCTCAATTCTTGATTTATGACCTGAGTGTGAAGAGGGGTAAAGAAATGTTCCACCTTTTGCCGTTCTTTCATACATCGACATTCATGGAGACGATTTGGAGGTATTTTTGGCGCAGTGGGGACAGTTATACGCTGGCCATTGCAATGGTGATAAATGAACAAAGCTATTTGGAAAAAAGGTTGATTCAAAATGAGCATTTCCAAAAGAATGTAACCGGTACGGTCAGCTTTAAAATGTATGAATTTTTGCGGCTGAATAACATTCTTTTTCCCTACTATCCTGGGGAAAAAGCGCAGAAAGCTTCCCTTGTTGGCGCCACTTCAAAGCAATTCACTTCACTCGACAAAAGAATTTTATTCGGTAAAAATCTGTACTCCCTTCTTTTTCAGCGTGAAGAGATCTTGAAAGGGGTCTTGAAATGGGCACAAGTATCGCCCCATACCGGCTCAAGGAAAGATTACTGGCCAGGTCTGTTTAATGATGTAAATGAATCTTATCCTCGAGCCATCTATAAACGGCGGGTGAAGAATTGCTTGCTGAGAAAGGGGGCTAATCGATTGTACAGTCCGCCTCTAAAATACGCCTGGCCGGCTGCAGTCCATGATGACATGTGCGAAGAAGACTGGTTTGAGGATTGGATCGTCCTGGAGTATCTCAAAGAAAAAGCAATTTTCGATGGAGAGATTTTCAAAAGTTATTGTAAAACCTTTGAAACCATTGAACTGGCTGTCATGGCAAAGGAAGCCCTCCTGCTGAGGGGAGGGGATTAA
- a CDS encoding tRNA dihydrouridine synthase has translation MKDNFWNELPRPFFVLAPMEDVTDVVFRHVVNEAARPDVFFTEFTNTESYCHPKGKDSVRGRLTFTEDEQPMVAHIWGDKPEYFREMSIGMAEMGFRGIDINMGCPVHNVAANGKGSGLIRRPDVAAELIQAAKAGGLPVSVKTRLGYTQVDEWYDWLKHLLEQDIVNLSIHLRTKKEMSDVDAHWELIPEIKKLRDEVAPHTLLTINGDIPDRHKGLELVEKYGVDGVMIGRGIFHNPFAFETEKKDHTSEELLDLLRLHLDLFDKYSDDLEPRPFKPLRRFFKIYVRGFRGASELRNRLMETVTTDGVRALLDEYTDKNGVKEDEGFSVS, from the coding sequence ATGAAAGATAATTTTTGGAATGAATTGCCGCGGCCGTTTTTTGTTCTGGCACCGATGGAAGATGTGACGGATGTCGTTTTTCGTCATGTCGTAAATGAAGCCGCGAGACCTGACGTGTTTTTCACAGAATTTACGAATACAGAAAGCTACTGTCATCCGAAAGGAAAAGACAGCGTACGTGGGCGTCTGACGTTCACGGAAGATGAACAGCCGATGGTCGCCCATATTTGGGGGGACAAGCCCGAATACTTCCGGGAAATGAGTATCGGTATGGCCGAAATGGGCTTCCGGGGAATCGATATCAATATGGGCTGCCCTGTGCACAATGTAGCAGCGAATGGGAAAGGATCCGGCCTGATCCGACGTCCGGATGTCGCAGCGGAACTCATCCAGGCAGCCAAAGCAGGGGGACTTCCCGTCAGTGTGAAGACCCGTCTCGGCTACACACAAGTGGATGAATGGTACGACTGGCTGAAGCACCTCCTGGAACAGGATATTGTCAATCTTTCCATCCATCTTCGTACAAAAAAGGAAATGAGTGACGTCGATGCTCACTGGGAACTGATTCCTGAGATCAAAAAACTTCGTGACGAAGTTGCCCCACATACATTACTGACGATCAACGGCGACATTCCGGACCGTCACAAGGGACTTGAACTCGTAGAAAAATACGGCGTCGATGGTGTGATGATCGGACGGGGGATCTTCCATAACCCATTCGCGTTCGAAACAGAGAAGAAAGATCATACGAGTGAAGAACTGCTTGATCTCCTAAGACTGCATCTCGATCTTTTTGATAAGTATTCCGATGATCTGGAACCTCGCCCATTCAAACCGCTTCGCCGCTTCTTTAAGATCTACGTCCGCGGATTCCGGGGAGCGAGTGAGCTGAGAAATCGTCTGATGGAAACAGTGACCACCGATGGAGTGCGTGCCCTGCTGGATGAATATACAGATAAAAATGGAGTGAAAGAAGATGAAGGCTTTTCTGTTTCTTAA
- the yiaA gene encoding inner membrane protein YiaA codes for MSGMNENPLLKSEEKKPKIKVERKQGESTTAFKGASWAALVLGVSAYLVGLFNAGMQLNEKGYYFAVLVFGQYAAVSLQKAARDREEDIPVSGIYYGLSWFALIVASSLMAIGLYNAGSIILSEKGFYAMAFVLSLFAAITIQKNIRDTQLAKERD; via the coding sequence ATGTCTGGTATGAATGAAAATCCGTTATTGAAGAGCGAGGAAAAGAAACCGAAGATCAAGGTGGAAAGAAAACAAGGGGAATCGACTACTGCCTTTAAAGGTGCAAGTTGGGCAGCTTTGGTGTTGGGTGTATCTGCTTATCTAGTTGGCCTGTTCAATGCAGGAATGCAATTGAATGAGAAGGGGTATTACTTTGCCGTTTTGGTATTCGGCCAATATGCCGCAGTATCTCTGCAAAAAGCGGCCAGGGACAGGGAAGAGGATATCCCGGTTTCTGGCATCTATTACGGACTCAGTTGGTTTGCCCTCATCGTAGCCAGTTCCTTGATGGCGATCGGACTGTATAATGCCGGAAGCATCATCTTAAGTGAAAAAGGATTTTATGCCATGGCATTTGTACTTAGTTTATTTGCAGCCATCACCATTCAGAAAAATATTCGGGATACACAGCTGGCTAAAGAAAGAGATTAA
- a CDS encoding phage tail protein, translating into MSYIVDFKDVSTTGLESSPIIEKLAGLRANEARYFMNKYKHEFTVVPAGESQETIDYVNRILKEERDIEFAAKPLETTRFQVENIQFAYVIYEDGLVLNVMYTVDDPKKRAVGFKLSEGMEVPKELEGKFKFARQKSKLAGTIRGSYFVIKGEY; encoded by the coding sequence ATGTCCTATATCGTTGATTTTAAAGATGTGTCTACGACTGGTTTAGAATCCTCGCCTATTATAGAAAAGCTTGCAGGGCTGCGTGCGAATGAAGCCCGTTACTTCATGAATAAATACAAGCATGAGTTCACGGTTGTTCCCGCCGGCGAAAGCCAGGAGACAATTGATTATGTAAATCGGATTTTGAAAGAAGAACGCGATATTGAATTTGCGGCAAAGCCACTGGAAACGACCCGATTTCAAGTGGAAAACATCCAATTTGCCTACGTCATTTATGAAGACGGCCTCGTGCTCAACGTCATGTACACGGTTGATGACCCGAAGAAGCGGGCTGTCGGCTTTAAGCTGTCCGAAGGAATGGAAGTACCGAAGGAGCTTGAAGGAAAATTCAAATTCGCCAGGCAAAAATCCAAGCTGGCTGGTACCATCCGGGGCTCGTATTTTGTGATCAAGGGTGAGTATTAA